One window of Microbacterium sp. 1S1 genomic DNA carries:
- the rsmD gene encoding 16S rRNA (guanine(966)-N(2))-methyltransferase RsmD: MTRIIAGTARGTRLDFPGAGTRPTSDRVRESLFGTLESLNAIADARVLDLYAGSGALGLEALSRGARSADLVERGRQAAAVVRRNVAAVAKASGAAPARVQEATVRAFLGRASGPYDLVFTDPPYDLDDEAMNGDLAALSPLLGDDAVVVVERARRSAAPDFAAAGLRAFREKTYGDTTLWWAEPDHEDAAVADVQPETESQSR, from the coding sequence GTGACGAGGATCATCGCCGGAACGGCACGCGGCACCCGGCTCGACTTCCCTGGCGCGGGGACCCGACCGACGAGTGACCGCGTGCGCGAGTCGCTCTTCGGCACCCTCGAATCGCTCAATGCGATCGCAGACGCCCGGGTGCTCGACCTCTACGCCGGCTCGGGCGCGCTCGGGCTCGAGGCGCTGAGTCGTGGTGCCCGCAGTGCGGACCTCGTCGAACGCGGTCGGCAGGCGGCCGCCGTCGTGCGACGCAACGTGGCGGCCGTGGCCAAAGCGTCCGGCGCAGCCCCCGCGCGGGTGCAGGAGGCGACCGTCCGGGCGTTCCTCGGCCGGGCGTCCGGGCCGTACGACCTCGTGTTCACGGATCCGCCGTACGACCTCGACGACGAGGCGATGAACGGCGACCTCGCCGCCCTCTCTCCCCTGCTCGGCGACGACGCGGTCGTGGTCGTCGAGCGCGCCCGACGCTCGGCCGCCCCCGACTTCGCCGCGGCCGGGCTCCGGGCGTTCCGGGAGAAGACCTACGGCGACACCACCCTTTGGTGGGCGGAACCGGACCACGAGGACGCCGCTGTCGCGGACGTTCAGCCGGAGACGGAGTCCCAGTCCCGGTAG
- the thiL gene encoding thiamine-phosphate kinase, producing the protein MPSRPASDDPLLGDLSEGRILRAILQRTPPGAHTLLGPGDDAAVVAAPSGSVVATTDTLVHGPDFRLAWTSGYDLGWKAAAVNLADIAAMGARPTALLVALAVPRDLRLSFVETLADGFRAACASLAPGCAVVGGDLTVSDVLTVAVTALGDLDGRPPVTRAGARPGDVIAVAGELGHAAHGLAVLFGRFRDGETPVPVDAGALGPGESAAVAAQLRPSPPIGLGVVAAAAGATAMMDVSDGLALDARRLAEASGVTLALDGAALGGAPQRALAGGEDHALLATFPDGVLPPGFRAIGVVRSRGEEDLLCDDRPVDVSGWDPYRDWDSVSG; encoded by the coding sequence ATGCCCTCCCGACCCGCCTCCGACGATCCGCTCCTGGGAGATCTCTCGGAGGGTCGCATCCTCCGCGCCATCCTCCAGAGGACCCCGCCCGGCGCGCACACGCTTCTCGGCCCGGGTGACGACGCCGCGGTCGTCGCGGCCCCGTCGGGCTCCGTGGTCGCCACGACGGACACGCTCGTCCACGGACCTGACTTCCGACTCGCCTGGACCAGCGGCTACGACCTGGGCTGGAAGGCCGCGGCCGTGAACCTCGCCGACATCGCGGCGATGGGCGCGCGTCCCACGGCGCTGCTGGTGGCGCTGGCCGTGCCGCGAGACCTCCGGTTGTCGTTCGTGGAGACCCTGGCGGATGGCTTCCGTGCCGCCTGTGCGTCGCTGGCTCCCGGCTGCGCGGTCGTGGGCGGTGACCTCACGGTGTCCGATGTGCTCACGGTCGCCGTGACGGCTCTGGGCGATCTCGATGGCCGTCCGCCGGTGACGAGGGCGGGAGCGCGGCCTGGCGATGTCATCGCCGTGGCGGGGGAGCTGGGTCATGCCGCGCACGGACTGGCGGTGCTGTTCGGGCGCTTCCGGGACGGCGAAACTCCGGTGCCGGTCGATGCCGGTGCCCTCGGACCGGGGGAGAGCGCCGCAGTGGCGGCACAGCTGCGGCCGTCGCCGCCCATCGGTCTCGGCGTCGTCGCCGCCGCTGCCGGAGCGACCGCGATGATGGACGTCTCGGACGGCCTCGCACTCGACGCGCGCCGTCTCGCAGAGGCCTCCGGTGTCACTCTCGCGCTGGATGGTGCAGCGCTCGGCGGGGCACCGCAGCGGGCACTCGCGGGCGGCGAGGACCACGCTCTGCTCGCGACCTTCCCGGACGGCGTGCTCCCGCCGGGATTCCGCGCGATCGGCGTCGTGCGCTCCCGCGGCGAGGAGGACCTGCTCTGCGACGACCGTCCGGTGGACGTCAGCGGCTGGGACCCCTACCGGGACTGGGACTCCGTCTCCGGCTGA
- the rpmF gene encoding 50S ribosomal protein L32 has protein sequence MAGNPPKRKVSRSNTRSRRAQWKAEAPALVKTIENGKVVYSRPHQAKVVTDSQGTELFLEYKGRKVADV, from the coding sequence ATGGCTGGTAACCCCCCGAAGCGCAAGGTCTCCCGTTCGAACACCCGCTCGCGCCGCGCGCAGTGGAAGGCGGAGGCCCCCGCGCTCGTCAAGACCATCGAGAACGGCAAGGTCGTCTACAGCCGTCCGCACCAGGCGAAGGTCGTCACCGACTCGCAGGGCACCGAGCTCTTCCTCGAGTACAAGGGCCGCAAGGTCGCCGACGTCTGA
- the coaD gene encoding pantetheine-phosphate adenylyltransferase, producing the protein MSSRIAVVPGSFDPPTLGHLDVIRRAAALYDELHVLVVHNPGKEAMLPIAQRLALLERSIAEDGMAGNIIIGSWSMGLLVDYARDVNAGVLVKGIRSQVDVAYESPMAIVNRHLADIETVFLLPDPAHAMVSSSLVRQVAGLGGDVSPFVPPAVASFLDTGARGI; encoded by the coding sequence ATGAGCAGCCGGATCGCCGTCGTCCCGGGTTCCTTCGATCCGCCGACCCTGGGTCACCTCGACGTGATCCGGCGCGCGGCGGCCCTGTACGACGAGTTGCACGTGCTCGTCGTACACAACCCCGGCAAAGAGGCGATGCTGCCGATCGCGCAGCGACTCGCCCTTCTGGAGCGGTCGATCGCCGAGGACGGCATGGCGGGAAACATCATCATCGGGTCGTGGAGCATGGGACTTCTCGTCGACTACGCGCGCGATGTGAACGCCGGCGTGCTCGTGAAGGGGATCCGCTCGCAGGTCGACGTGGCCTACGAGTCGCCGATGGCGATCGTCAACCGGCACCTCGCCGACATCGAGACGGTGTTCCTGCTCCCGGACCCGGCGCACGCGATGGTCTCGAGCTCGCTCGTGCGTCAGGTCGCGGGCCTCGGCGGGGATGTCTCGCCGTTCGTGCCGCCGGCCGTCGCCTCCTTCCTCGACACCGGCGCCCGCGGGATCTGA
- a CDS encoding YceD family protein — MREHSFSVPLTEQWGEGIVSFEAGSELDLDVRLESVHEGILVTGEAEGEYVGVCGRCLTDIARPVEVEFQELFAYPGEEETDFEVQDDHVDLETLVRDAAVLALPFQPVCQPDCLGLDPVTGERLTESTGTEQAAPIDPRWSALQQITDQDGTAERGAAEKEES; from the coding sequence ATGCGCGAGCACTCCTTCTCCGTGCCCCTGACGGAGCAGTGGGGGGAGGGGATCGTCTCCTTCGAGGCGGGCTCGGAACTCGATCTCGACGTGCGGCTGGAGTCCGTCCACGAGGGCATCCTCGTCACCGGAGAGGCGGAGGGTGAGTATGTCGGCGTGTGCGGTCGATGCCTCACCGACATCGCTCGGCCCGTCGAAGTCGAGTTCCAGGAGCTTTTCGCGTATCCTGGTGAGGAAGAAACTGACTTCGAGGTTCAAGACGACCACGTGGATCTTGAAACTCTCGTCAGGGATGCGGCCGTACTGGCCCTTCCTTTTCAGCCGGTGTGTCAGCCGGATTGCCTCGGGCTCGACCCGGTCACAGGCGAGAGGCTGACCGAGAGCACCGGAACGGAGCAGGCCGCTCCCATCGATCCTCGGTGGAGCGCGCTCCAGCAGATCACAGACCAGGACGGCACGGCAGAACGCGGTGCCGCCGAGAAAGAAGAGAGCTAG
- a CDS encoding DUF3515 family protein, with translation MLRSRRLTAVAGAITLAAGLAGCSTTVHLEPADDANDPACANVSVLLPDSVGGYERVWTDAQATGAWGDPTVVLRCGVEPPAPSDLVCTTLGGVDWLVLEQEEERQRLVTYGREPAIEVIIRRGEQVDFQSIVDSLSSSIQSGLAPATAQCTDRVEFPAS, from the coding sequence ATGCTTCGTTCCCGCCGCCTCACTGCCGTCGCGGGGGCGATCACCCTCGCCGCCGGACTCGCCGGATGCTCTACGACCGTGCACCTCGAGCCCGCGGACGACGCCAACGACCCCGCCTGCGCCAACGTGTCCGTGCTGCTGCCGGACAGCGTCGGCGGCTACGAGCGCGTGTGGACCGACGCCCAGGCCACCGGCGCCTGGGGCGACCCCACCGTGGTCCTCCGCTGCGGGGTGGAGCCTCCCGCCCCTTCCGATCTCGTATGCACGACTCTCGGAGGCGTCGACTGGCTCGTGCTGGAGCAGGAGGAGGAGCGGCAGCGCCTGGTCACCTACGGTCGCGAGCCGGCCATCGAGGTCATCATCCGTCGTGGCGAGCAGGTCGATTTCCAGTCCATCGTCGACAGCCTCTCGTCGAGCATCCAATCTGGACTCGCACCTGCCACCGCGCAGTGCACGGACCGCGTCGAGTTCCCCGCGAGCTGA
- a CDS encoding ATP-dependent DNA helicase RecG codes for MSLTLESSLEEALGAASAKTLDRAFGMKTVGDLLAHYPRRYADPGELTPIRDLPIGETVTIVAEVLSSSYRRMRNRPGAMVDVVIGDGVGRMSLTFFAKNVGAAEWRSKDLAVGRRGVFSGKVGEFNGMTQFAHPEYELFDDEDAARRRADARAAVPIPIYPATSAIQTWQIARLVGRVLDDLPSVPDPLTAEIRAREELLAAREALEAIHRPRSRNDIDPAVRTLRMHEALTLQTALLQQRDAVRALAATSRPASPGGLLERFDAALPYTLTPDQQAVGAQIADDLVGSWPMNRLVQGEVGSGKTLVALRAMLQVAESGGQAALIAPTEVLAGQHLRSITKMLGPELAPLLMPTLLTGQMPAADRRKAALRVASGQALIVVGTHALLGEKTTFADLGLVVVDEQHRFGVEQREALRAKGSSPHALVLTATPIPRTVAMTVFGDLDTSVIRTMPAGRAGIESYVAPLAEHPGWFNRVWERAAEEIAQGRQVFAVCAAIDTAAKTAEAGEQALLAPEGGKGPRWGVVQLDEALATHPTLGGLRRAVLHGKMPSEEKDAVMQAFARGEIDLLLATTVIEVGVDVPNASTMIVLDADRFGVSQLHQLRGRVGRGGVPGLCLLVTEAEAGSVSRERVDAVAATLDGFALAEVDLELRGEGDVLGAAQAGVRSSLKLLRVVKDAGLITRARELAEDILSTDPDLAAHPGLREAIGRRVTDEDRAALAKN; via the coding sequence ATGTCGCTCACGCTCGAATCCTCGCTGGAGGAGGCCCTCGGTGCGGCGTCGGCCAAGACGCTCGACCGCGCCTTCGGCATGAAGACCGTCGGCGACCTGCTCGCGCACTATCCGCGCCGGTATGCCGATCCGGGGGAGCTCACCCCCATCCGCGATCTCCCCATCGGCGAGACCGTGACCATCGTGGCCGAGGTCCTGTCGTCGAGCTACCGCCGCATGCGAAATCGACCCGGCGCCATGGTCGATGTCGTGATCGGAGACGGCGTCGGTCGCATGTCGCTCACGTTCTTCGCCAAGAACGTCGGGGCGGCGGAGTGGCGTTCCAAGGATCTGGCGGTCGGCCGCCGCGGTGTCTTCTCCGGCAAGGTCGGCGAGTTCAACGGGATGACGCAGTTCGCCCATCCGGAGTACGAGCTGTTCGATGACGAGGATGCCGCGCGACGGCGCGCCGATGCCAGGGCGGCCGTTCCGATCCCGATCTACCCGGCGACTTCCGCGATCCAGACCTGGCAGATCGCCCGGCTCGTCGGGCGAGTGCTCGACGACCTCCCTTCCGTCCCGGACCCGCTGACCGCGGAGATCCGCGCGCGCGAGGAGCTCCTGGCGGCACGGGAGGCGCTGGAGGCGATCCACCGTCCCCGTTCCCGCAACGACATCGACCCCGCGGTGCGCACCCTGCGGATGCACGAGGCGCTGACCCTGCAGACCGCTCTGCTGCAGCAGCGGGATGCGGTGCGGGCACTGGCGGCCACTTCACGACCCGCGTCCCCGGGCGGGCTCCTGGAGCGCTTCGACGCCGCCCTGCCCTATACGCTCACCCCGGACCAGCAGGCCGTCGGCGCACAGATCGCGGACGACCTCGTCGGCTCCTGGCCGATGAACCGACTCGTGCAGGGTGAGGTGGGTTCGGGGAAGACTCTCGTCGCGCTGCGGGCCATGCTGCAGGTCGCGGAGAGCGGGGGACAGGCAGCCCTGATCGCCCCGACCGAGGTTCTCGCGGGGCAGCACCTCCGCTCGATCACCAAGATGCTCGGCCCCGAGCTCGCCCCGCTGTTGATGCCGACGCTGCTCACCGGGCAGATGCCGGCGGCCGATCGCCGCAAGGCCGCGTTGCGCGTCGCGTCGGGGCAGGCGCTGATCGTGGTCGGCACCCACGCGCTCCTCGGGGAGAAGACGACCTTCGCCGATCTCGGTCTGGTCGTGGTCGACGAGCAGCACCGGTTCGGCGTCGAGCAGCGCGAGGCCCTCCGCGCGAAGGGATCAAGCCCGCACGCACTCGTCCTCACGGCGACGCCCATCCCGCGGACGGTCGCGATGACGGTCTTCGGAGACCTCGACACCTCGGTCATCCGCACGATGCCCGCCGGTCGCGCCGGCATCGAGTCCTACGTCGCGCCCTTGGCGGAGCACCCCGGCTGGTTCAACCGCGTGTGGGAACGAGCGGCGGAGGAGATCGCGCAGGGCCGCCAGGTGTTCGCGGTGTGCGCGGCGATCGACACCGCGGCGAAGACGGCCGAGGCGGGGGAGCAAGCGTTGCTCGCCCCCGAGGGCGGCAAAGGACCGCGGTGGGGAGTCGTCCAGCTCGACGAGGCGCTCGCCACACATCCGACCCTCGGCGGGCTCCGGCGGGCGGTGCTCCACGGCAAAATGCCGTCCGAGGAGAAGGACGCCGTCATGCAGGCCTTCGCGCGGGGGGAGATCGACCTCCTGCTCGCGACGACGGTGATCGAGGTGGGCGTGGACGTCCCCAACGCCTCGACGATGATCGTGCTCGACGCCGACCGCTTCGGAGTGTCCCAGCTGCATCAGCTTCGCGGTCGGGTGGGCCGAGGCGGTGTCCCTGGACTATGCCTGCTGGTCACCGAGGCCGAGGCCGGATCGGTGTCCCGCGAGCGCGTCGATGCCGTCGCCGCGACACTCGACGGCTTCGCGCTGGCCGAGGTCGACCTCGAACTCCGTGGCGAAGGGGACGTGCTCGGCGCGGCACAGGCCGGGGTGCGGTCGTCCCTCAAGCTGCTGCGTGTCGTCAAGGACGCGGGCCTCATCACCCGGGCTCGCGAGCTCGCCGAGGACATCCTGTCCACCGACCCCGACCTGGCGGCGCATCCCGGGCTCCGGGAGGCCATCGGCCGGCGCGTCACAGACGAGGACCGCGCGGCCCTCGCGAAGAACTGA